The following coding sequences are from one Scomber japonicus isolate fScoJap1 chromosome 3, fScoJap1.pri, whole genome shotgun sequence window:
- the tfeb gene encoding transcription factor EB isoform X1, with the protein MASRIGLRMQLMRDQLQQEEQRERQQQQQQQQNAALHYMQQRMAGPPVSTPAISTPQHYQSMQVPVEVLKVQTHLENPTDYHIRQSRRQQVKEYLSTTCATKQTVHAVTGPMPPSPPTTMGPTGGSAPAPPPLHSPHMRTEQLMSGNSAPNSPMAMLNIGSSHENEMDEVIDDIISMQSNYDDIQAYIDPIQMPNTLPLSSSHLDVYTGPGMKGPAIAMTSNSCPANLTIKRELSEARALAKERQKKDNHNLIERRRRFNINDRIKELGTMIPKTNDLVVSDVRWNKGTILRASVEYIKRMQKDVQRTREVENNFKRMEMANKQLLLRIQELEMQAQMHGLPSNSPSGMNTNDIMSPYIKQETNPEENLSHPHQQAHHQPQHLPQNQAQQHHFLQQTHLHQQGQVQPQPRHLPPLPQQLHPQPPIQFPAVGSSQPFDFAQSLDLCDGMQGFSDGMSGLGDLAGLDVHGRRGELGFLMMDEPLSPIGGDPLLSAMSPEASIDSSRRSSFSLDDADIL; encoded by the exons ATGGCCTCACGCATTGGGCTGCGGATGCAG CTGATGCGAgaccagctgcagcaggaggagcagcgcgagcggcagcagcaacagcaacaacagcagaatGCAGCCCTGCATTATATGCAGCAACGCATGGCTGGACCACCTGTGTCTACCCCAGCCATTAGCACCCCACAGCATTACCAAAGCATGCAGGTCCCTGTGGAGGTTCTTAAG GTACAGACCCACCTTGAAAATCCTACAGACTACCACATCCGTCAGTCTCGGAGGCAACAAGTAAAAGAATACCTGTCCACCACCTGTGCCACCAAACAG ACAGTCCATGCAGTTACAGGACCGATGCCACCCTCTCCTCCCACAACCATGGGACCCACAGGGGGCTCTGCGCCtgcccctcctcccctccactcaCCACACATGCGCACCGAGCAGCTCATGTCTGGTAACAGCGCCCCCAACAGTCCCATGGCCATGCTCAACATCGGCTCCAGCCACGAGAATGAG ATGGATGAGGtcattgatgacatcatcagcatgCAGTCCAATTATGATGATATTCAGGCATACATAGACCCTATCCAGATGCCAAACACA CTCCCTCTGTCCAGCAGTCACCTGGATGTGTATACAGGTCCTGGGATGAAGGGGCCAGCCATTGCTATGACCAGTAACTCCTGTCCTGCCAACTTGACCATCAAACGAGAGCTGTCAG AAGCCCGTGCGCTGGCCAAggagagacaaaagaaagataACCACAATCTGA ttgaaagaaggaggagattCAACATCAATGATCGTATTAAAGAGCTGGGCACCATGATCCCTAAAACCAATGACCT TGTGGTTAGTGATGTGCGCTGGAATAAAGGTACCATACTGAGAGCGTCTGTAGAGTACATCAAACGCATGCAGAAGGATGTACAGAGGACCAGGGAGGTGGAAAATAACTTCAAAAGGATGGAAATGGCCAACAAACAGTTGTTGCTACGTATCCAG GAGTTGGAGATGCAGGCTCAAATGCATGGCCTACCTAGCAACTCTCCCTCTGGCATGAATACGAATGACATCATGTCTCCTTATATAAAACAAGAGACCAACCCAGAGGAGAACCTTTCTCACCCCCATCAACAAGCCCACCACCAGCCCCAGCACCTACCCCAGAACCAGGCTCAGCAACACCACTTCCTTCAACAGACCCACCTCCACCAACAGGGCCAGGTTCAGCCTCAGCCCAGGCACTTGCCACCGCTCCCCCAGCAACTCCATCCCCAGCCACCCATCCAGTTCCCAGCTGTAGGCAGCTCCCAGCCCTTTGACTTTGCCCAGTCGCTGGACTTGTGCGATGGGATGCAAGGTTTCTCAGATGGCATGTCGGGGCTGGGCGACCTGGCCGGACTGGACGTCCACGGGAGGAGAGGCGAGCTGGGCTTCCTGATGATGGACGAGCCCTTGTCCCCTATCGGTGGAGACCCGCTGCTCTCTGCCATGTCCCCTGAAGCGTCCATCGACTCTAGCCGCAGATCCAGCTTCAGCTTGGACGATGCAGACATACTCTAA
- the tfeb gene encoding transcription factor EB isoform X2, which yields MASRIGLRMQLMRDQLQQEEQRERQQQQQQQQNAALHYMQQRMAGPPVSTPAISTPQHYQSMQVPVEVLKVQTHLENPTDYHIRQSRRQQVKEYLSTTCATKQTVHAVTGPMPPSPPTTMGPTGGSAPAPPPLHSPHMRTEQLMSGNSAPNSPMAMLNIGSSHENEMDEVIDDIISMQSNYDDIQAYIDPIQMPNTLPLSSSHLDVYTGPGMKGPAIAMTSNSCPANLTIKRELSEARALAKERQKKDNHNLIERRRRFNINDRIKELGTMIPKTNDLDVRWNKGTILRASVEYIKRMQKDVQRTREVENNFKRMEMANKQLLLRIQELEMQAQMHGLPSNSPSGMNTNDIMSPYIKQETNPEENLSHPHQQAHHQPQHLPQNQAQQHHFLQQTHLHQQGQVQPQPRHLPPLPQQLHPQPPIQFPAVGSSQPFDFAQSLDLCDGMQGFSDGMSGLGDLAGLDVHGRRGELGFLMMDEPLSPIGGDPLLSAMSPEASIDSSRRSSFSLDDADIL from the exons ATGGCCTCACGCATTGGGCTGCGGATGCAG CTGATGCGAgaccagctgcagcaggaggagcagcgcgagcggcagcagcaacagcaacaacagcagaatGCAGCCCTGCATTATATGCAGCAACGCATGGCTGGACCACCTGTGTCTACCCCAGCCATTAGCACCCCACAGCATTACCAAAGCATGCAGGTCCCTGTGGAGGTTCTTAAG GTACAGACCCACCTTGAAAATCCTACAGACTACCACATCCGTCAGTCTCGGAGGCAACAAGTAAAAGAATACCTGTCCACCACCTGTGCCACCAAACAG ACAGTCCATGCAGTTACAGGACCGATGCCACCCTCTCCTCCCACAACCATGGGACCCACAGGGGGCTCTGCGCCtgcccctcctcccctccactcaCCACACATGCGCACCGAGCAGCTCATGTCTGGTAACAGCGCCCCCAACAGTCCCATGGCCATGCTCAACATCGGCTCCAGCCACGAGAATGAG ATGGATGAGGtcattgatgacatcatcagcatgCAGTCCAATTATGATGATATTCAGGCATACATAGACCCTATCCAGATGCCAAACACA CTCCCTCTGTCCAGCAGTCACCTGGATGTGTATACAGGTCCTGGGATGAAGGGGCCAGCCATTGCTATGACCAGTAACTCCTGTCCTGCCAACTTGACCATCAAACGAGAGCTGTCAG AAGCCCGTGCGCTGGCCAAggagagacaaaagaaagataACCACAATCTGA ttgaaagaaggaggagattCAACATCAATGATCGTATTAAAGAGCTGGGCACCATGATCCCTAAAACCAATGACCT TGATGTGCGCTGGAATAAAGGTACCATACTGAGAGCGTCTGTAGAGTACATCAAACGCATGCAGAAGGATGTACAGAGGACCAGGGAGGTGGAAAATAACTTCAAAAGGATGGAAATGGCCAACAAACAGTTGTTGCTACGTATCCAG GAGTTGGAGATGCAGGCTCAAATGCATGGCCTACCTAGCAACTCTCCCTCTGGCATGAATACGAATGACATCATGTCTCCTTATATAAAACAAGAGACCAACCCAGAGGAGAACCTTTCTCACCCCCATCAACAAGCCCACCACCAGCCCCAGCACCTACCCCAGAACCAGGCTCAGCAACACCACTTCCTTCAACAGACCCACCTCCACCAACAGGGCCAGGTTCAGCCTCAGCCCAGGCACTTGCCACCGCTCCCCCAGCAACTCCATCCCCAGCCACCCATCCAGTTCCCAGCTGTAGGCAGCTCCCAGCCCTTTGACTTTGCCCAGTCGCTGGACTTGTGCGATGGGATGCAAGGTTTCTCAGATGGCATGTCGGGGCTGGGCGACCTGGCCGGACTGGACGTCCACGGGAGGAGAGGCGAGCTGGGCTTCCTGATGATGGACGAGCCCTTGTCCCCTATCGGTGGAGACCCGCTGCTCTCTGCCATGTCCCCTGAAGCGTCCATCGACTCTAGCCGCAGATCCAGCTTCAGCTTGGACGATGCAGACATACTCTAA